Proteins found in one Agaribacterium sp. ZY112 genomic segment:
- the nifH gene encoding nitrogenase iron protein: protein MAMRQCAIYGKGGIGKSTTTQNLVAALAEAGKKVMIIGCDPKADSTRLILHAKAQNTIMEMAAEAGTVEDLELEDVLRTGYGDVRCVESGGPEPGVGCAGRGVITAINFLEEEGAYEEDIDFVFYDVLGDVVCGGFAMPIRENKAQEIYIVVSGEMMAMYAANNISKGIVKYANSGGVRLAGLICNSRNTDREDELIMALADRLGTQMIHFIPRDNVVQRAEIRRMTVIEYDPNAKQADEYRALAQKIIANQKFVVPTPTTMDELEELLMEFGILEEEDESIIGKTAAELGA, encoded by the coding sequence ATGGCTATGCGTCAATGTGCTATTTACGGCAAAGGTGGTATTGGTAAATCAACAACGACCCAGAATTTGGTGGCTGCGTTAGCAGAGGCTGGTAAGAAGGTCATGATTATTGGTTGTGACCCGAAGGCGGATTCAACACGCCTTATCCTTCATGCCAAGGCTCAAAATACCATTATGGAAATGGCCGCCGAGGCGGGTACAGTTGAAGATCTTGAGCTGGAAGATGTATTACGTACAGGCTATGGCGATGTACGTTGTGTTGAATCTGGTGGCCCTGAGCCCGGTGTGGGTTGTGCTGGTCGTGGTGTAATTACTGCGATTAATTTCCTTGAAGAAGAAGGCGCTTACGAAGAAGACATCGATTTTGTTTTCTACGATGTACTCGGTGATGTGGTCTGTGGTGGTTTTGCCATGCCTATTCGCGAGAATAAAGCTCAGGAAATTTACATTGTTGTCTCCGGTGAGATGATGGCGATGTATGCGGCTAACAATATTTCTAAAGGTATTGTGAAATATGCCAATTCGGGTGGTGTGCGTTTGGCTGGACTTATTTGTAATAGCCGTAATACCGATCGTGAAGATGAATTAATTATGGCTCTAGCCGATAGGCTTGGGACACAGATGATTCACTTTATCCCTCGTGACAATGTGGTTCAACGTGCTGAAATCCGCCGAATGACGGTGATCGAATACGATCCGAATGCCAAGCAGGCGGATGAGTATCGTGCGCTTGCGCAAAAGATTATTGCTAATCAAAAGTTTGTGGTGCCCACGCCTACAACGATGGATGAACTCGAAGAGCTATTGATGGAATTCGGTATCCTCGAAGAGGAAGATGAAAGCATCATCGGTAAAACTGCGGCAGAGTTGGGCGCTTAG
- a CDS encoding electron transport complex subunit E, protein MSASCNGCPSVEAAPPERLRDYFNLGLWENNIALVQLLGLCPVMAVTTSATNGLGMGLATMLVLLVANLFVACLRDFIPAQIRNPVMIAIIAATVTLVDFVFNAWLHELYKVLGLFIALIVTNCAILGRTESFAMKHGPLAAVIDALGMGLGFTWALVVLGGIREILGSGTLFAHASLLLGPSFSWLELTIVELDSGLLLSLLPPGGFIVLGLLIGLKRLIDSKVDQHKKAAPTQFVAIEGA, encoded by the coding sequence ATGAGTGCTTCGTGTAATGGATGCCCCAGTGTTGAAGCTGCGCCGCCAGAGCGCCTGCGTGATTACTTTAATTTAGGCCTGTGGGAAAACAATATCGCTTTAGTGCAATTACTTGGTCTGTGCCCTGTTATGGCGGTAACCACCTCGGCAACTAATGGTTTGGGAATGGGCTTGGCGACCATGTTGGTCTTATTAGTAGCAAATTTATTTGTTGCGTGTTTGCGAGACTTTATTCCAGCCCAAATTCGCAATCCTGTGATGATAGCCATCATTGCTGCGACCGTTACCTTAGTTGATTTTGTCTTTAACGCGTGGCTGCACGAACTTTATAAAGTGCTGGGTTTATTTATTGCGCTGATTGTTACAAATTGTGCGATTCTTGGGCGAACAGAAAGCTTTGCCATGAAACATGGCCCTCTTGCCGCCGTGATCGATGCGCTAGGTATGGGTTTAGGTTTTACTTGGGCCTTAGTAGTGCTCGGTGGCATTCGTGAAATACTGGGCAGCGGAACCTTATTTGCCCATGCCTCTCTTTTGCTTGGCCCCAGCTTTAGTTGGCTAGAATTAACCATTGTCGAGCTTGATTCAGGTTTATTGCTTTCTTTGCTTCCTCCGGGCGGTTTTATTGTGCTTGGTTTATTAATTGGCCTTAAACGTCTGATAGACAGCAAAGTAGACCAACACAAAAAAGCAGCACCTACCCAGTTTGTAGCCATAGAGGGAGCCTAA
- a CDS encoding RnfABCDGE type electron transport complex subunit D — protein sequence MSQANCSSQLLDKHCGPYAHSGSSVRKHMWQVCLALTPCTLFSLYLFGWPAIFLFFCTCLSALLFEALCLYMRKDPLVRVMDGSALLCAWILALTLPPWAPWWLGVGGAFFAIVVGKQLYGGLGQNIFNPAMLARTALLITFPMQMTTWVEPTPIVLSSSPDFFSALLISFSSATNIDAYSGATALGSLKTALSMGQNVEQGLAELYQPLYAFIGWSSGSMGESSELLILLGAVYLLWQRIISWEIPVAMLLGLFVFTQLSHILDGEHYAAASFHLFSGGVVLAAFFIATDPVSSPSSSLGRIVFGLGCALLIFIIRNWGSFPEAVAFAVLIMNAFNPLIERYLRPRIYGRLANKEALPNLASFELAQKLKRPKS from the coding sequence GTGAGCCAAGCTAATTGTTCAAGCCAACTCTTAGATAAGCACTGCGGTCCTTACGCACATTCGGGCAGCAGTGTAAGAAAGCATATGTGGCAGGTATGTTTGGCTCTAACACCGTGTACGCTTTTCTCTTTGTACTTATTTGGCTGGCCCGCCATCTTTTTATTTTTCTGTACTTGCCTCTCTGCTTTATTGTTTGAAGCGTTGTGTTTGTATATGCGCAAAGACCCTTTAGTGAGAGTTATGGATGGCTCTGCCTTGCTGTGCGCCTGGATTCTGGCTCTAACCCTACCGCCTTGGGCGCCGTGGTGGTTAGGTGTTGGTGGCGCTTTTTTTGCGATTGTCGTTGGCAAGCAGTTATATGGTGGCCTTGGACAAAATATTTTTAACCCTGCTATGCTGGCGCGTACGGCCTTATTAATTACCTTTCCTATGCAAATGACAACATGGGTAGAGCCTACGCCTATTGTCTTATCAAGCAGTCCCGATTTTTTCAGCGCGCTTTTAATTAGTTTTTCTTCGGCCACAAATATAGATGCCTACAGTGGCGCCACCGCTTTGGGGTCTTTAAAAACCGCACTGAGCATGGGCCAAAATGTCGAGCAAGGCCTAGCAGAGTTGTATCAGCCTTTATACGCCTTTATAGGCTGGAGCTCTGGCAGTATGGGGGAAAGTTCTGAGCTACTTATTTTATTAGGCGCTGTATATCTTCTGTGGCAGCGTATTATTAGTTGGGAAATTCCAGTAGCAATGTTACTGGGTTTATTTGTCTTCACTCAGCTTAGCCATATCCTCGATGGCGAGCATTATGCAGCTGCAAGTTTTCACCTCTTTAGCGGTGGTGTTGTGCTGGCTGCTTTTTTTATTGCAACAGACCCAGTGTCATCACCAAGCTCCTCTTTGGGACGTATTGTCTTTGGTTTAGGTTGCGCGCTACTTATTTTTATTATTCGAAATTGGGGCAGCTTTCCAGAGGCAGTCGCATTCGCGGTACTTATTATGAATGCCTTTAACCCCTTAATAGAGCGCTATCTAAGGCCGCGTATTTATGGCCGATTAGCCAACAAAGAAGCATTACCCAATCTTGCCTCATTTGAATTAGCGCAAAAACTTAAAAGGCCAAAATCATGA
- the rsxG gene encoding electron transport complex subunit RsxG: protein MTSLLFNIAEAREKISYQSLALGLLCALIAIILLFAEYFTAPLISLRIAEDRQALLEQVLPSELYDNQPLEESLKIHDVAFSEDAVEIFIARKHSKLSAFVFEINTQGYGGLMSLLIAMDVQGKIIGLRTLKHKETPGLADKIELSKSDWILSFNGESLKKTSKELWAVKKDGGKFDQFTGATITPRAIVRRVYQSLVFYQRQQGELLSKDIKSRQDQGKGISKGMSEHGHQQVEQDLALSQEQTL, encoded by the coding sequence ATGACTAGCCTCTTATTTAATATTGCCGAAGCGCGCGAGAAAATAAGTTATCAAAGCTTAGCTTTGGGGCTGCTCTGTGCACTGATTGCGATTATCTTGCTCTTTGCTGAGTATTTTACGGCGCCGCTTATTAGTTTGCGTATCGCTGAAGACAGGCAAGCACTGTTAGAACAGGTGCTGCCCTCTGAGCTTTACGATAATCAACCTTTAGAGGAATCTTTAAAAATTCACGATGTGGCGTTTTCAGAAGATGCAGTCGAAATTTTTATTGCTCGCAAACACTCAAAGTTAAGTGCTTTTGTTTTTGAAATAAACACTCAGGGTTATGGCGGATTGATGAGCTTATTAATTGCGATGGATGTACAGGGTAAAATTATTGGTTTACGCACCCTAAAACACAAAGAAACCCCTGGTCTTGCCGATAAGATCGAACTGAGTAAAAGTGATTGGATCTTAAGTTTTAATGGTGAATCCCTTAAGAAAACCAGCAAGGAGCTGTGGGCTGTGAAAAAAGATGGCGGTAAATTTGATCAGTTTACTGGTGCTACCATCACCCCAAGAGCCATTGTCAGAAGAGTATATCAAAGCTTAGTTTTTTATCAGCGCCAACAAGGTGAATTACTTTCAAAAGATATAAAGAGTAGGCAGGATCAGGGTAAAGGAATAAGCAAAGGCATGAGTGAACATGGCCATCAACAAGTTGAACAAGATCTCGCCTTAAGTCAGGAGCAAACCTTATGA
- the nifL gene encoding nitrogen fixation negative regulator NifL: MKNMQKQYPSDDRLLSIKQETDKQAAPCSQAQTCKSTLLNCDAFYQAVEHAPIAISITDLNANILYANRSFNKVTGYESNEVIGKNESMLSNHTTPRIAYQALWQNLNNKRPWSGLLVNKRKDDSLYLAEVNVAPVLDKNEEAIYYLGMHRDSSELHELEQRVTNLGEMVSTVINRSPIATTLIDANNNIVLMNPMFQQLMTDLAPRKSQDEAKALLFKILGHDFVQLKNQGLEFHNREICLDEGGDFPRYFVCDGTAVNLENEEAHNFFNQHDDTHILLTINDISELKRRQEDSRLNALKALVAEEEVVHATREAFNGAVHSLQGPVNLINAAMRMLERRAEYLEQGDPLIGALQEAGKAGEAALETLMSSTPAAQQQRSTQLNLNEVIRNVIKLSTAKLLGAGIVVDWQPELHLPQVLGPEGKIVSAFCKLVDNAIDSLADADLDKRELSLRTIAKNNVVRVEITDSGAGIPKSLRYKVFEPFFSTKVGGKKATGMGLSMVQETVLDLAGTVSVDTSYHGGCCMVVELPHLNSSYATEHGSTSTKATSTNSTAHSSSPSPSSHGTSS, from the coding sequence ATGAAAAACATGCAGAAACAATATCCAAGCGATGACAGACTATTAAGCATAAAACAGGAAACTGATAAGCAAGCAGCTCCCTGCTCCCAAGCTCAGACCTGCAAGAGCACCCTGCTCAATTGCGATGCTTTTTATCAAGCTGTTGAACACGCCCCGATTGCTATTTCAATTACCGATCTCAATGCCAACATCCTCTATGCCAATCGTAGCTTTAATAAAGTAACTGGTTATGAAAGTAATGAAGTGATTGGAAAAAATGAAAGTATGCTTTCTAACCACACAACTCCGCGTATCGCTTATCAGGCCCTGTGGCAAAACTTAAATAACAAACGCCCTTGGTCGGGGTTATTGGTCAATAAACGCAAAGATGACTCACTCTATCTGGCTGAAGTGAATGTTGCCCCCGTGCTTGATAAAAATGAAGAGGCTATTTATTACCTAGGCATGCACCGTGATTCAAGTGAGCTGCATGAACTTGAGCAGCGCGTAACCAATCTAGGTGAAATGGTTTCAACAGTAATTAATCGCTCCCCTATCGCCACCACTCTGATTGATGCAAATAACAATATCGTGTTAATGAACCCGATGTTTCAGCAGTTAATGACGGATCTGGCACCTAGAAAAAGCCAAGATGAAGCCAAAGCTTTATTGTTTAAAATACTGGGCCATGACTTTGTACAGCTAAAAAACCAGGGGTTAGAATTTCACAACCGTGAGATCTGTTTAGATGAAGGCGGTGATTTTCCTCGTTATTTTGTCTGTGATGGCACCGCCGTGAATTTGGAGAACGAAGAGGCCCACAACTTTTTTAATCAGCATGATGACACACATATCTTACTGACCATTAATGACATCAGTGAACTCAAGCGCCGACAAGAGGATTCCCGTTTAAATGCCCTTAAAGCCTTGGTTGCTGAAGAAGAAGTCGTGCACGCAACCCGCGAAGCATTTAACGGCGCTGTGCACAGTTTACAAGGGCCGGTAAACTTAATTAATGCGGCCATGCGTATGCTGGAACGCCGCGCCGAGTACCTTGAACAAGGCGACCCACTAATAGGAGCCTTACAAGAAGCCGGTAAAGCAGGTGAAGCAGCTCTTGAAACATTAATGAGCTCGACTCCTGCCGCCCAGCAACAGAGATCTACACAACTTAATTTAAATGAAGTAATTCGCAATGTGATTAAATTAAGCACGGCTAAACTATTAGGCGCAGGCATTGTGGTCGACTGGCAACCCGAGCTGCATTTACCTCAAGTACTTGGCCCCGAAGGTAAGATTGTTAGTGCTTTTTGTAAGCTCGTCGATAACGCCATCGATTCACTGGCTGATGCTGACCTCGACAAACGTGAATTGAGCCTGCGCACCATCGCAAAAAATAATGTGGTCCGTGTAGAGATTACCGATAGCGGCGCAGGCATTCCTAAATCCTTACGCTACAAAGTATTTGAACCCTTTTTTAGCACCAAGGTCGGCGGTAAAAAAGCCACAGGCATGGGGCTTTCTATGGTGCAAGAAACCGTACTTGATTTAGCCGGTACGGTCAGTGTCGATACCAGTTACCACGGTGGCTGCTGCATGGTAGTCGAGCTGCCCCACCTAAACAGTAGTTATGCCACCGAACACGGTTCAACTTCAACTAAAGCCACCTCGACTAACAGCACAGCACACTCCTCTTCTCCCAGCCCCAGCAGTCACGGGACAAGCTCATGA
- a CDS encoding RnfABCDGE type electron transport complex subunit B yields MIVAVLAITSLGAILGLLLAVAGKYFAVEEGNPLVKEIVALLPQSQCGQCGYLGCSDAANSLVEGEVGINFCPPGGRALLDELAALMGVDPSEAGDLSAPKLAQINEEICVGCTRCLKACPTDAIVGATGQIHVVLSEACSGCKQCLDSCPENCITLEEEAAGINNWRWPKPELGGL; encoded by the coding sequence ATGATCGTTGCTGTACTCGCCATCACTAGCCTCGGGGCCATTTTGGGCTTGTTGTTAGCAGTAGCTGGTAAATATTTTGCCGTAGAGGAAGGCAATCCTTTAGTTAAAGAAATTGTGGCCTTACTGCCCCAAAGTCAGTGTGGTCAATGTGGTTATCTTGGTTGCAGCGATGCGGCTAATTCTTTAGTAGAGGGCGAAGTCGGCATAAATTTTTGCCCACCCGGAGGCCGAGCATTATTAGATGAACTCGCCGCGTTAATGGGGGTGGACCCAAGTGAAGCCGGTGATTTATCCGCCCCCAAACTTGCCCAAATTAATGAAGAAATTTGTGTGGGGTGCACCCGCTGTTTAAAAGCCTGCCCAACGGATGCCATTGTTGGTGCGACAGGCCAAATACATGTGGTTTTAAGCGAAGCTTGTAGTGGTTGCAAACAGTGCTTAGATAGCTGCCCAGAAAACTGCATCACACTTGAAGAAGAAGCTGCTGGTATTAATAACTGGCGCTGGCCCAAACCTGAATTAGGAGGGCTATAA
- the rsxA gene encoding electron transport complex subunit RsxA has product MDYLSLLIGAALVNNVVLVRFLGLCPFMGVSSKLSTSIGMSAATTFVMSFACAASWLMETYVLAPLGIGFLRILAYILVIAALVQFTETLIRKFSPPLYRSLGIYLPLITTNCAVLGVPLISVRDQQSFLEALVFGFGSALGFCLVMVMFAGMRERLQLANVPASMQGAPIALVSAGLLAMSFLGFGGLVHVS; this is encoded by the coding sequence GTGGACTATTTAAGTTTGCTTATTGGTGCAGCGCTGGTAAATAACGTCGTTCTGGTGCGTTTTTTAGGTTTGTGTCCCTTTATGGGGGTATCCAGCAAACTCAGCACATCCATAGGCATGAGTGCCGCAACCACCTTTGTAATGAGCTTTGCCTGCGCGGCTTCGTGGTTGATGGAAACCTATGTATTGGCGCCACTTGGCATTGGTTTTTTACGCATCCTCGCTTATATCTTAGTCATTGCTGCTCTAGTGCAGTTTACAGAAACACTTATCCGAAAATTCAGTCCGCCTCTATATCGTTCCCTAGGTATTTACCTACCTCTTATTACGACTAATTGTGCAGTACTCGGTGTACCCCTGATCAGCGTTAGAGATCAGCAAAGTTTTTTAGAAGCGCTTGTTTTTGGTTTTGGCTCGGCTCTCGGTTTTTGTTTGGTCATGGTTATGTTTGCGGGTATGAGAGAGCGCCTACAACTTGCTAATGTGCCTGCCTCTATGCAAGGGGCACCCATTGCTTTAGTGAGTGCGGGTTTACTTGCTATGAGTTTTTTGGGCTTTGGTGGCTTGGTCCACGTCAGTTAA
- the nifD gene encoding nitrogenase molybdenum-iron protein alpha chain — MSDLTRDEVESLINEVLEVYPEKAKEDRAKHLTANDHSAEQGKKCIVSNRKSQPGLMTIRGCAYAGSKGVVWGPVKDMVHISHGPVGCGQYSRAGRRNYYVGTTGVNAFGTMNFTSDFQEKDIVFGGDKKLEKLIDEIETLFPLNKGTSIQSECPIGLIGDDIEAVAKVKQTEHGKTMVPVRCEGFRGVSQSLGHHIANDALRDWVIGARDGDDSFEIGDYDVAIIGDYNIGGDAWSSRILLEEMGLRVVAQWSGDGTITEMELTPKVKLNLVHCYRSMNYISRHMEEKYGIPWMEYNFFGPTKTIESMREIAAQFDETIQKKCEEVIAKYQGEWQAVVDKYRPRLEGKKVMLYVGGLRPRHIIGAYEDLGMEVVGTGYQFGHNDDYDRTTKEIGDATLIYDDVTSYEFEEFVKKVKPDLIGSGVKEKYIFQKMGIPFRQMHSWDYSGPYHGFDGFAIFAKDMDMTLNNPCWGKLQAPWLQTEKADTEAA; from the coding sequence ATGTCAGATTTAACACGTGACGAGGTCGAAAGCCTTATTAACGAGGTGCTGGAGGTTTATCCAGAAAAGGCGAAGGAAGATCGCGCCAAGCACCTTACCGCTAATGATCACTCTGCCGAGCAGGGTAAAAAGTGCATTGTTTCTAATAGAAAATCTCAACCTGGTTTAATGACCATTCGTGGTTGTGCTTACGCCGGCTCCAAAGGTGTGGTGTGGGGTCCAGTGAAAGACATGGTGCATATTAGCCATGGCCCAGTGGGCTGTGGTCAGTACAGCCGTGCAGGTCGCCGCAACTATTATGTTGGAACGACCGGTGTTAACGCCTTTGGCACGATGAACTTTACTTCAGATTTTCAGGAAAAAGACATTGTTTTTGGTGGCGATAAAAAGCTAGAAAAGCTAATTGATGAAATTGAAACTTTATTCCCATTAAACAAAGGCACCAGCATACAAAGTGAATGCCCGATTGGTCTAATCGGTGATGACATTGAAGCTGTGGCCAAAGTTAAACAAACTGAACACGGAAAAACGATGGTGCCAGTGCGCTGTGAAGGTTTTCGTGGTGTATCGCAGTCTCTTGGCCACCATATTGCTAACGATGCTTTGCGCGATTGGGTTATCGGTGCACGTGATGGTGATGATAGCTTTGAAATAGGTGATTACGACGTTGCCATAATTGGGGATTACAACATAGGTGGTGATGCTTGGTCTTCACGTATTCTGCTTGAAGAAATGGGGCTGCGAGTGGTGGCTCAGTGGTCCGGTGACGGCACTATTACTGAGATGGAATTAACACCAAAAGTAAAATTGAATTTGGTGCATTGCTATCGATCGATGAACTATATCTCGCGTCATATGGAAGAGAAGTACGGCATTCCTTGGATGGAGTACAACTTCTTTGGACCAACAAAAACGATTGAAAGTATGCGCGAAATAGCGGCGCAATTTGACGAAACTATTCAGAAAAAATGTGAAGAAGTGATCGCTAAATATCAAGGTGAATGGCAGGCAGTGGTTGATAAATACCGCCCTCGTCTTGAAGGAAAAAAAGTCATGCTTTATGTCGGCGGTTTACGTCCGCGCCATATTATTGGTGCCTATGAAGACTTAGGTATGGAAGTAGTGGGTACGGGTTACCAGTTTGGTCACAATGATGACTACGACCGAACCACAAAAGAAATCGGCGATGCGACTTTGATTTATGACGATGTCACCAGTTATGAGTTTGAAGAGTTTGTCAAAAAGGTTAAACCTGATCTGATCGGTTCGGGTGTTAAGGAAAAATACATTTTCCAAAAAATGGGTATCCCGTTTAGGCAGATGCATAGCTGGGATTATTCCGGCCCATATCACGGCTTTGATGGTTTTGCGATTTTCGCCAAAGATATGGATATGACCTTAAACAACCCCTGTTGGGGCAAGCTTCAGGCACCGTGGTTACAAACTGAAAAAGCCGATACTGAAGCTGCTTAA
- the rsxC gene encoding electron transport complex subunit RsxC — MFRGLLKLAPVQGGVHPSANKARSSALHVSAAPIPPKLFLPLLQHAGAAAIPIVKVGERVLKGQLIALAPSELSAPVHASSSGTVVAITDVCAAHPSGFNAPAIVIETDGQDQWLPKAEASDAFQEDAMVLANRVAEAGIVGMGGAIFPAAVKLKQGAKHEIKTLLVNGSECEPYLSCDDRLMREKAEDIIEGARLIRHILKAFRVVIAIEDNKHEAIAAMKAAAEAYGMVEVEVVPTRYPMGSAKQLIQEITGREVPAGARSTSVGVLVHNVGTVYAIFQALTQGRPLISRIVTVAGGCVSRPKNIEALVGTPIEELFKACGGLTEEPARLLLGGPMMGIALTSTAVPIIKGATGVLALSKSEVQQDQASPCIRCASCVDVCPMGLMPLDMAALIKAENAEAAVDYGLADCILCGSCSYVCPSHLPLVQYFRYAKDKQAEKREAAKKLDLTVTMSLAKQKRLEQEKARKTAEKAAKRASKKRRPSRRRGSESAVLQEAPQEQKTAQETTQTAVEHKEQELIS; from the coding sequence ATGTTTAGAGGCCTGTTAAAACTTGCGCCTGTACAAGGCGGTGTTCACCCATCTGCTAACAAAGCTCGCTCTTCAGCTTTGCATGTTAGTGCTGCGCCTATTCCGCCTAAATTGTTTTTACCTTTATTGCAGCACGCAGGAGCGGCAGCGATCCCTATCGTTAAAGTAGGAGAAAGGGTGTTAAAAGGCCAGTTAATTGCACTGGCACCATCGGAGTTATCGGCGCCGGTACACGCTTCTAGTTCAGGTACGGTGGTGGCCATAACTGACGTTTGTGCAGCTCACCCTTCGGGCTTTAATGCTCCGGCCATTGTGATCGAAACTGATGGCCAAGATCAGTGGTTACCAAAAGCAGAAGCGAGTGATGCTTTTCAAGAAGATGCGATGGTTTTGGCTAATCGAGTTGCTGAAGCAGGCATTGTTGGTATGGGCGGAGCTATTTTCCCTGCGGCAGTGAAATTAAAGCAGGGCGCCAAACACGAAATTAAAACACTATTAGTCAATGGCAGCGAATGTGAGCCCTACCTCAGTTGTGACGATAGGCTAATGCGCGAAAAAGCTGAGGATATTATTGAGGGCGCGCGTTTGATTCGCCACATCCTCAAAGCCTTTAGGGTAGTGATCGCAATCGAAGATAATAAACACGAAGCTATTGCTGCAATGAAAGCTGCCGCAGAAGCCTACGGTATGGTCGAAGTCGAAGTTGTTCCCACTCGTTACCCTATGGGCTCTGCCAAACAATTAATTCAAGAAATAACTGGGCGTGAAGTACCCGCTGGTGCTCGTAGTACTTCGGTGGGCGTCTTAGTGCACAACGTGGGAACGGTCTATGCCATCTTTCAAGCTCTAACTCAAGGCCGGCCTTTAATCTCTCGTATCGTCACTGTTGCCGGAGGTTGTGTTAGTCGCCCCAAAAACATTGAAGCCTTGGTCGGCACTCCAATTGAAGAGTTATTTAAGGCTTGTGGAGGCTTAACAGAAGAGCCTGCTCGTTTATTACTTGGTGGGCCGATGATGGGTATCGCGTTGACATCAACAGCCGTTCCGATCATTAAAGGCGCTACAGGTGTTCTTGCATTAAGTAAAAGTGAAGTGCAGCAGGATCAGGCTTCACCGTGTATACGCTGCGCAAGCTGTGTTGATGTATGCCCCATGGGGTTAATGCCTTTAGATATGGCCGCCTTAATCAAAGCTGAAAATGCTGAAGCAGCGGTTGATTATGGATTGGCAGATTGCATACTTTGTGGGTCTTGCTCCTATGTATGCCCCTCGCACTTACCTTTAGTACAGTATTTTCGTTACGCCAAAGACAAACAAGCAGAAAAGCGAGAAGCAGCTAAAAAACTAGATCTCACCGTTACTATGAGTCTTGCCAAACAAAAACGTTTAGAGCAAGAAAAAGCGCGTAAAACCGCGGAGAAAGCGGCCAAACGCGCGTCCAAAAAACGCAGGCCAAGTCGTAGGCGCGGTTCGGAATCCGCTGTCTTGCAAGAAGCGCCACAAGAACAAAAAACAGCACAAGAAACTACTCAAACAGCGGTAGAACATAAAGAGCAGGAGTTAATTTCGTGA
- a CDS encoding NifB/NifX family molybdenum-iron cluster-binding protein, with protein MNRDTALAIAMAAKESDVLELKTLMQLLHQWAGSHLDEKLKDLEAESLLQAAKSLKLESTMPSSVALAQLAFNLRAQVCEQLKTKYNDKKSLRIALASNSADKLDGHFGSCDRFLIYTVSADEAYLEQLRCVEEPVAGEDQSLKRAKLISDCQLLYVLSIGGPAAAKVIRSGIHPIKKTQACAAPELITQLQAVLQDGAPPWLAKQLSQGKENRVRFKRALTEEVG; from the coding sequence ATGAATAGAGACACCGCCCTTGCCATAGCTATGGCAGCTAAAGAAAGCGACGTGCTCGAATTAAAAACCCTAATGCAGTTATTGCATCAGTGGGCAGGTAGCCACTTAGATGAAAAACTTAAAGATCTCGAAGCAGAATCCTTATTACAAGCAGCTAAAAGTTTAAAGTTAGAAAGCACGATGCCAAGCTCTGTCGCGTTGGCTCAGTTGGCTTTTAATTTAAGGGCTCAAGTTTGTGAACAGCTTAAAACAAAGTACAACGATAAAAAATCACTACGTATTGCTTTGGCCTCAAATAGCGCAGACAAGCTCGATGGCCATTTTGGTTCATGTGATCGTTTTTTGATTTATACGGTCAGTGCCGATGAGGCTTATCTTGAGCAGCTAAGATGTGTAGAAGAACCCGTAGCAGGGGAGGACCAAAGTCTAAAACGAGCTAAGTTAATTTCAGACTGCCAGCTCTTATATGTCCTTTCTATTGGTGGTCCAGCTGCCGCCAAAGTAATCCGTTCAGGTATACACCCGATTAAAAAAACGCAAGCTTGTGCAGCCCCTGAACTTATTACTCAATTGCAAGCGGTATTACAAGATGGTGCACCGCCGTGGTTAGCCAAGCAGCTAAGCCAAGGTAAAGAAAATAGAGTTCGGTTTAAGAGGGCGTTAACTGAAGAGGTTGGCTAG
- a CDS encoding RnfH family protein, producing MNIVLVYAASQPFVLRRSFQQSPSVGQAIEESGLLTMFKELDLRAIKVGIFGRFVSLDHQLEDGDRIELYRKITRVIDDDDDDD from the coding sequence ATGAACATAGTACTTGTTTATGCCGCTTCTCAGCCTTTTGTTTTGCGTCGCTCTTTTCAGCAAAGCCCAAGCGTAGGTCAAGCCATAGAAGAAAGTGGCTTGTTAACGATGTTTAAAGAGCTTGATCTACGAGCCATTAAGGTGGGCATCTTTGGCCGCTTTGTCAGTTTGGATCACCAACTCGAAGACGGCGATCGTATAGAACTGTATCGAAAAATTACCCGTGTCATCGACGACGATGACGATGACGACTAA